The following are encoded in a window of Francisella tularensis subsp. tularensis genomic DNA:
- a CDS encoding UvrD-helicase domain-containing protein codes for MSNYDFTLGLNPEQQKATLLEDRNALILAGAGSGKTKVLTSRIAYLCRDKGVSIENILAVTFTNKAAKEIQQRVEKMLGISTFGMWIGTFHGIAHRLLRKHAHELGLDKNFRILDQDEQAQLVKKLINNLDLDDKKYPPKLLQNFINKQKDKAIRSNKLTKQYDANYAHIYTAYEERLQLDNALDFADLLLHLYELFSFNQQLREYYQNKFKYILIDEFQDTNHVQYMWLKLLITDNNYMMAVGDDDQSIYGWRGAVVDNIHNYVKDLKNVEIIKLEQNYRSTKNILKVANSVIKNNDNRMSKELWSAAEDGEKVVLYCAVNERDEAKYIIDKIRQLHNDGVDYSDIAILYRSNYLSRVLEESCIYASIPYRIYGGFRFFDRAEIKDALAYLRLAVTNSDNLAFERIINTPTRGIGNKTLETIRNYAQINSLSYWQATLDVIQKELVTKRTASLLLKFIELISGISAQINQHSLDKLLESVINQSGLLASYQEKNSEKDRQKIDNLKELISAAKDFEPQIELLDDNTDILQDFLSFAVLEAGEMQADEATDSVQLMTIHASKGLEFRYVFLVAAEEGVFPPSSIVNFEEVFDNTSSKKMQEKLAEERRLFYVAVTRAMKALTISYAQVRSIFGRSSFQVKSRFVAEIDSQHLSQGKLEFTAAKPKTKQKANFGMSPFDFLKSNNTTNSFKPGDKVFHKVFGKGVFIKAQAQGTKEFYTVDFGIDVGQKILLADIANLVKV; via the coding sequence ATGTCTAATTATGACTTTACCTTAGGATTAAATCCAGAGCAGCAAAAAGCTACATTACTAGAGGATCGTAATGCTTTGATTCTCGCTGGTGCTGGCAGTGGTAAAACAAAAGTTCTAACATCACGTATAGCTTATCTTTGTCGTGATAAAGGAGTATCTATAGAAAATATCCTTGCCGTAACATTCACTAATAAAGCAGCAAAAGAGATTCAGCAGCGTGTAGAAAAGATGCTTGGGATTTCTACATTTGGAATGTGGATAGGTACTTTTCATGGTATTGCACATAGACTATTGCGTAAGCATGCTCATGAACTTGGCTTAGATAAGAACTTTAGGATACTTGATCAAGATGAGCAGGCACAACTGGTTAAAAAGCTAATCAATAATCTAGATCTTGATGATAAAAAATATCCGCCTAAATTACTGCAGAATTTTATCAATAAACAAAAAGATAAAGCTATCCGTAGTAATAAACTAACAAAGCAGTATGATGCCAATTATGCGCATATTTATACAGCTTATGAAGAAAGACTTCAGCTTGATAATGCTTTGGATTTTGCAGATTTGCTTTTACATCTTTATGAGCTTTTTTCTTTTAATCAACAGCTTAGAGAATATTATCAAAACAAATTTAAATATATTTTGATTGATGAGTTTCAGGATACTAACCATGTTCAATACATGTGGCTAAAATTACTTATAACTGATAATAACTACATGATGGCAGTTGGCGATGATGATCAGTCAATATATGGTTGGCGTGGTGCTGTCGTAGATAATATCCATAATTATGTAAAAGATCTCAAAAACGTTGAGATTATAAAACTAGAACAAAACTACCGCTCAACAAAAAATATTCTAAAAGTAGCTAATTCAGTAATCAAAAATAATGATAATAGGATGTCAAAGGAGCTGTGGTCAGCAGCTGAAGATGGTGAAAAAGTAGTGCTTTATTGTGCCGTTAATGAGCGTGATGAGGCAAAATATATTATAGATAAAATTCGCCAGTTGCATAATGATGGAGTTGACTATAGTGATATAGCTATCTTATATCGTTCAAACTATCTATCACGTGTTTTAGAGGAAAGTTGTATTTATGCAAGTATTCCATATCGAATTTATGGCGGTTTTAGGTTCTTTGATAGAGCAGAGATTAAAGATGCTTTAGCATACTTAAGATTAGCTGTTACAAATAGTGATAATTTAGCATTTGAACGAATTATTAACACACCGACACGAGGAATTGGTAATAAGACATTAGAGACAATTAGAAATTATGCGCAAATTAATTCATTATCATATTGGCAAGCTACTTTAGATGTTATTCAAAAAGAGCTTGTAACTAAAAGAACGGCAAGTTTACTTTTAAAGTTTATCGAATTAATTAGTGGTATTTCGGCACAAATAAATCAGCATAGCTTAGATAAGCTCTTAGAATCGGTAATAAATCAAAGTGGTCTTTTAGCATCATATCAAGAAAAAAATAGTGAAAAGGATCGCCAAAAGATTGATAACTTAAAAGAGTTGATAAGTGCAGCTAAAGATTTTGAACCACAGATAGAGTTACTTGATGATAATACTGACATACTACAAGATTTCTTGTCATTTGCTGTTCTAGAAGCTGGTGAAATGCAAGCTGATGAAGCTACAGATAGTGTGCAGTTAATGACTATTCATGCTTCAAAAGGTTTAGAGTTTCGTTATGTGTTTCTAGTTGCTGCAGAAGAAGGGGTTTTTCCACCAAGCTCAATTGTTAACTTTGAAGAAGTGTTCGATAATACAAGCTCTAAGAAAATGCAAGAGAAGCTTGCTGAAGAGCGTCGCCTTTTTTATGTAGCAGTAACAAGAGCTATGAAAGCCTTAACTATAAGTTATGCACAAGTACGCAGTATCTTTGGTCGTAGTAGTTTTCAAGTTAAGTCACGTTTCGTTGCAGAGATAGACTCTCAGCATTTGAGTCAGGGTAAACTAGAGTTTACAGCGGCTAAACCTAAAACTAAACAAAAAGCAAATTTTGGGATGTCGCCTTTTGATTTTCTTAAATCAAATAATACTACCAATAGTTTTAAACCTGGTGATAAAGTATTTCATAAGGTTTTTGGCAAAGGAGTATTTATAAAAGCGCAAGCACAAGGGACAAAAGAGTTTTATACTGTAGACTTTGGTATAGATGTTGGTCAGAAAATATTGCTAGCAGATATCGCTAATCTGGTTAAGGTCTGA
- a CDS encoding peptide ABC transporter substrate-binding protein: protein MVDYNQKSEVIPTGASSWKISKDGKTYTFYLRKNAKWTNGGPVTADDYVYSYRRSVTPETLTRAYASYFNPIVNAVAIQAGKKSPETLGVKALDKYTLQIKLTEPNPTFLDSLTIYAFFPVNKKAIEKYGDSWAAKPDTIISNGAYKLTKWIHNGYALAEKSSNYWDAKNVSIDSVKYLMINDVSSDLENYKAGGESLTYNNLPANTAEWYKEHFTNNQFQPSPMLAQAYFIFNMRDTKFQDIRVRKALSMVIDRKGIAEGVKKGLVTPSYLVVPETVAGGRYKDLAKDIPDYDWVNEPIEQRIKQARQLLKEAGYSKKHPLEFTINFNTSDVNRLMAQILQGSWQQDFGDLVKVSIFNEDWKVYLDSLKNGNFDVARMAWIADFNQPNTYTEMYTCDSDNNYGHYCDKEADEIYNKSLTTNSMDEFYKLQKELIIKQTAGYPTIPLFTQPAIQLVQPYVKGFKPKENVIGRYRAKQLSIKQSEV, encoded by the coding sequence CTGGTTGATTATAATCAAAAATCAGAGGTTATCCCAACAGGGGCATCTAGTTGGAAGATATCTAAAGATGGTAAGACTTATACATTTTATCTAAGAAAAAATGCTAAATGGACTAATGGTGGTCCTGTCACAGCAGATGACTATGTCTATTCATACAGAAGATCTGTAACACCAGAGACTTTAACACGTGCTTATGCTTCATATTTTAATCCAATTGTAAATGCTGTAGCTATTCAGGCTGGCAAAAAGTCTCCAGAGACACTCGGAGTAAAAGCTCTAGACAAATATACTCTACAGATCAAACTTACAGAACCTAATCCAACATTTTTGGATTCTTTGACTATTTACGCATTTTTTCCTGTGAATAAAAAGGCGATAGAAAAGTACGGAGATTCTTGGGCTGCTAAACCCGATACAATCATAAGTAATGGCGCATATAAACTAACAAAATGGATACACAATGGTTATGCTTTGGCAGAGAAGTCTTCTAATTACTGGGATGCTAAAAATGTAAGTATTGATTCTGTAAAGTATCTAATGATTAATGATGTCTCTAGTGATTTAGAGAATTACAAAGCTGGAGGTGAGAGTCTTACCTATAATAATCTACCCGCTAATACAGCAGAGTGGTATAAAGAACACTTTACAAATAATCAATTTCAGCCATCACCTATGCTTGCGCAGGCTTACTTTATATTTAATATGAGAGACACTAAGTTTCAAGACATTAGGGTACGTAAGGCTTTAAGTATGGTTATCGATAGAAAAGGTATCGCTGAAGGTGTTAAGAAAGGTTTAGTTACTCCTTCTTATTTGGTTGTGCCAGAAACTGTAGCTGGAGGAAGGTACAAAGATCTGGCAAAAGATATTCCTGATTATGATTGGGTAAATGAACCTATAGAGCAAAGAATAAAACAAGCAAGACAACTTCTCAAAGAAGCTGGCTATTCAAAAAAACATCCACTTGAGTTTACTATTAATTTCAATACCTCTGATGTTAACCGTTTAATGGCACAAATTTTACAGGGCTCGTGGCAACAAGATTTTGGAGATTTAGTCAAAGTTAGTATCTTCAATGAAGACTGGAAGGTATATCTTGATAGCTTAAAGAATGGTAATTTTGATGTTGCTAGAATGGCTTGGATTGCAGACTTTAATCAGCCGAATACTTATACTGAAATGTATACATGTGATAGTGACAATAATTACGGACATTATTGCGATAAAGAAGCTGATGAAATTTATAACAAATCACTAACTACTAACTCTATGGATGAGTTTTATAAGCTGCAGAAAGAGTTGATAATTAAACAAACTGCAGGGTATCCAACTATACCATTATTTACTCAGCCTGCTATACAGCTTGTACAACCGTATGTAAAAGGCTTTAAACCAAAAGAAAATGTCATAGGTAGATATAGAGCCAAGCAGCTTTCGATTAAGCAATCAGAAGTATAA
- a CDS encoding ABC transporter permease — protein MTTIFGLTLGTIAGLKQDGILDRIVSIFSVTFIAIPTVITAPVLVLIFAVELHWLPPGQWGMDFRHLVLPVIALSLPFICILAQIQRNSIVETLNSPFIRTAYAKGLSKTRIVLVHAIKPSLMPSISFLGPAAAGILTGTIIIEKVFALPGMGTQMVNAATNRDYSIVLALTIIYSVLVVVFNLIVDILYRFIDPKARVK, from the coding sequence GTGACTACTATATTTGGTTTAACTTTAGGTACTATTGCTGGACTAAAGCAAGATGGTATCTTGGATAGGATTGTAAGTATTTTTTCTGTTACCTTTATTGCTATACCAACAGTGATTACAGCCCCAGTTTTAGTGCTTATATTTGCTGTAGAGCTACATTGGTTGCCACCCGGCCAGTGGGGTATGGATTTTAGGCACTTAGTACTACCAGTTATAGCTTTGAGTTTGCCGTTTATTTGTATATTAGCTCAAATCCAGCGAAATAGTATTGTAGAAACGCTTAACTCTCCATTTATTCGTACAGCTTATGCGAAAGGACTATCAAAAACTAGAATAGTGCTAGTGCATGCTATCAAACCATCTTTGATGCCATCTATCTCATTTTTAGGTCCAGCTGCAGCAGGTATTTTGACGGGTACTATTATTATTGAGAAAGTATTTGCATTACCAGGTATGGGTACACAGATGGTAAACGCAGCAACAAATAGAGATTATTCTATAGTATTAGCTTTAACTATTATTTATAGTGTTTTAGTTGTAGTTTTTAATTTGATTGTAGATATTTTATATAGATTTATAGATCCTAAAGCGAGGGTCAAATAA
- a CDS encoding ABC transporter permease subunit, with protein MLIGRDVFVRVLVGGQISFEVAIVATIVSVVIGTLWGAFAGFIGGKIDGFMMRIVDASYALPFLFFAILLVTLFGRNFILIFVAIGVVSWLDVARVVRTASDDRLG; from the coding sequence ATGCTTATTGGTAGAGATGTGTTTGTTAGAGTACTTGTTGGTGGTCAAATTTCTTTTGAGGTTGCGATAGTTGCTACTATTGTATCAGTCGTAATTGGTACATTATGGGGGGCTTTTGCAGGCTTCATCGGTGGTAAAATAGATGGTTTTATGATGAGAATTGTAGATGCTTCGTATGCGTTACCATTTTTATTTTTTGCAATATTGCTAGTCACATTGTTTGGTAGAAATTTTATACTGATATTTGTTGCAATCGGTGTGGTGTCTTGGCTTGATGTGGCTAGGGTTGTGCGTACAGCCTCCGATGACAGATTGGGGTGA
- a CDS encoding ABC transporter ATP-binding protein, with the protein MKDLALQIKDLNVGFKTDDGMFSAVRDISFDLKKGHTLGIFGESGSGKSQTVLSLMGLLAGNAVVSGQALFHDQNLINMPTKNLNKIRGDKIAMIFQDPMTSLNPYLTIHKQLLEPLTIHKGMSHKDATKKVLEMLDAVQIPDAKNRLKLYPHEFSGGMRQRVVIAMALLYSPEILIADEPTTALDVTVQGQILQLLSDLQKEFHMSMLFITHDLGVVAEICHDVMVMYCGNIMEQGTVDNIFANAQHPYTKGLLNTMPSITRDVDILQTIPGETPNIHNMPKGCPFVTRCDFAIDICKDTKPELISYLDQRTACHLVKEYK; encoded by the coding sequence ATGAAAGATTTAGCACTTCAAATAAAAGATTTAAACGTGGGTTTCAAGACAGATGATGGCATGTTTTCTGCGGTTAGAGATATCAGCTTTGATCTTAAAAAAGGTCACACTCTTGGTATTTTCGGAGAATCTGGCTCTGGTAAGAGTCAAACGGTATTGTCACTTATGGGGTTGCTTGCAGGTAATGCAGTTGTATCTGGGCAAGCTTTGTTTCATGATCAAAATCTTATAAATATGCCAACCAAGAATTTAAATAAAATTCGCGGTGATAAAATAGCAATGATCTTTCAGGATCCAATGACTTCTTTAAATCCGTATTTAACTATTCACAAGCAGCTCTTAGAGCCTTTAACAATACATAAGGGTATGTCTCACAAAGATGCGACTAAAAAAGTTTTAGAAATGTTAGATGCGGTGCAAATTCCAGATGCAAAGAATAGACTTAAGCTATATCCACATGAGTTTTCTGGAGGTATGCGCCAAAGAGTTGTAATTGCTATGGCATTACTATATTCACCTGAAATACTAATTGCTGATGAGCCTACTACAGCTCTAGATGTTACAGTCCAAGGTCAGATTTTACAGTTATTATCTGATTTGCAAAAAGAGTTTCACATGTCTATGTTATTTATCACTCATGATTTGGGTGTGGTAGCTGAGATTTGTCATGATGTAATGGTTATGTATTGTGGCAATATTATGGAGCAGGGTACAGTAGATAATATCTTTGCAAATGCGCAACATCCGTATACAAAAGGTCTGCTAAATACAATGCCTAGTATTACAAGGGATGTGGATATATTACAGACTATCCCTGGCGAAACGCCAAATATTCATAATATGCCAAAAGGTTGTCCATTTGTTACAAGATGTGATTTTGCTATAGATATATGTAAAGATACTAAGCCAGAATTGATTTCATATTTAGATCAGCGTACAGCGTGCCATCTTGTTAAGGAGTATAAATAG
- a CDS encoding MFS transporter: MQKFKLSLILVVGISFYCYEFFLRILTGAYQEQIVEHFNISTHIGFSFLVSSYNITYLLMQIPAGILLDRYGSKKVLIGATILCGIGNIIFVSGEYELALFGRLLVGLGSSFAFIGVLKLTLENFESKYFPIITSLVISLGTLAAAFSQNISVIISHYDTSWINIFIYSGVIALPLAIFFQLIIPHEKYSSALMPKFSEILKRGKQLIKNSLIWKNAIWAGLLYTPTVILISQYGVLYFKQSYGFDSIYSTTMITAIFIGWIIFSPIMTHLCNKFSGKKIITISIVGILLVSILINAQLLKNYAISIAFLFGTFSASQVLVWYYFNKICPPSFAAVRIAITNMLITLVIEIGQLSAGLAIDSGDHFNINANTSITIAFSIVLALAFIIMRSMIKKIKNNS, encoded by the coding sequence ATGCAAAAATTTAAACTTTCCTTAATTCTGGTTGTTGGTATTAGTTTTTATTGTTATGAATTTTTCTTGAGAATACTTACAGGTGCGTATCAAGAACAAATAGTTGAACACTTCAATATCTCAACTCATATTGGATTTTCTTTCTTAGTGTCTAGTTATAATATTACATATCTACTGATGCAAATACCCGCAGGAATATTACTTGATAGGTATGGTAGTAAAAAAGTGCTAATTGGTGCTACGATTCTTTGCGGAATTGGTAATATTATTTTTGTCTCAGGGGAATATGAACTAGCTCTATTTGGTAGACTATTAGTAGGTCTAGGTTCATCTTTTGCTTTTATTGGCGTACTAAAACTAACGCTAGAAAACTTTGAGTCAAAGTATTTCCCGATTATCACAAGTTTGGTAATATCTTTGGGCACTCTTGCAGCAGCATTCTCACAAAATATTAGTGTTATAATCTCTCATTATGACACTTCTTGGATAAACATCTTTATCTATTCTGGTGTAATAGCTTTACCATTAGCTATATTTTTTCAGCTTATAATTCCACATGAAAAATATTCTTCTGCTCTTATGCCCAAATTTAGTGAAATCCTAAAAAGAGGTAAGCAGCTGATAAAAAATAGTTTGATCTGGAAAAATGCAATATGGGCTGGCTTACTCTATACGCCAACTGTTATATTAATATCGCAGTATGGTGTATTATATTTCAAGCAGTCTTATGGTTTTGATAGTATATATTCAACAACAATGATTACTGCCATTTTTATTGGATGGATTATCTTCTCCCCAATAATGACACACCTATGTAATAAATTTAGTGGTAAAAAAATTATAACAATCTCAATAGTTGGGATTTTATTAGTATCTATCTTAATAAATGCACAATTATTGAAGAACTATGCAATTAGTATAGCATTTTTATTTGGAACTTTTTCAGCATCACAAGTTTTAGTATGGTACTACTTTAATAAAATATGCCCGCCAAGTTTTGCTGCGGTTAGAATTGCTATCACGAATATGCTTATAACTTTAGTAATAGAGATTGGACAACTTAGTGCTGGACTCGCTATTGATAGTGGCGATCACTTTAATATAAATGCAAATACGAGTATAACTATTGCTTTTAGCATTGTTCTAGCTTTAGCATTCATTATCATGAGAAGTATGATCAAAAAAATCAAAAACAACTCTTAG
- a CDS encoding MFS transporter yields MQKVTKAGFIIWFICAFFYALEFIIRASGNSLYNDFSIAPYNLSPEQISVLSSAFYWAYVASQLPAGILIDKFGVKKIMLVSTLLFSVGVFIATRATSQEYLILYRVLAGVGGGFAFLSALKSIAIWLPKRTFPLFTGATQMLMYGAGTLTGLPLVILANHFSIQVIMSVILVVSILLFLSVVFFIPTVEPHNQKDTDELADTHTKIEDIPIVFKIKQILLNGFFCFTIYGTTAIFADLWSYRFLSLDGYSVHYAGLASSMIFIGIAIFSPLWGVIATLLNKQKSLLVLASIFGLFIVIAIVYMHVDPIIMCILCILWGGMQAVHVLNFTILRMHISPLYIATGIAAVNLFIPLSGAVLQPFVGFVVSLLENHGFEQLIAFKYALAILPVLMLLSIVLSLFITEKKN; encoded by the coding sequence ATGCAAAAAGTTACTAAAGCTGGTTTTATTATATGGTTTATATGTGCATTTTTTTATGCTCTAGAATTTATAATTAGAGCATCGGGAAATTCTTTATATAACGATTTCTCGATCGCACCATATAACCTAAGCCCTGAGCAAATCAGTGTATTAAGTTCAGCATTTTATTGGGCTTATGTGGCATCACAACTTCCAGCAGGAATCTTGATTGATAAATTTGGTGTCAAAAAGATAATGCTGGTGAGTACTTTATTATTTTCTGTTGGTGTTTTTATCGCTACAAGAGCCACATCACAAGAGTACCTAATTTTATATAGAGTTTTAGCTGGTGTTGGTGGCGGTTTTGCATTTTTATCGGCACTAAAATCTATAGCAATATGGTTACCAAAAAGAACATTTCCATTATTTACTGGTGCTACGCAAATGCTAATGTACGGTGCAGGTACTCTGACAGGTTTACCACTAGTTATTTTAGCAAATCATTTTAGTATTCAAGTGATTATGTCAGTAATATTGGTTGTTTCAATATTGCTATTTTTAAGTGTGGTGTTCTTTATACCAACTGTTGAACCTCACAATCAAAAAGATACTGATGAGTTGGCAGATACACATACTAAGATAGAAGATATTCCGATTGTATTTAAGATTAAACAAATTCTCCTAAATGGTTTCTTTTGTTTTACTATTTATGGTACAACAGCTATTTTTGCAGATTTATGGAGTTATAGATTTCTAAGTTTAGATGGCTACTCAGTGCATTATGCAGGACTTGCCTCATCGATGATATTTATTGGTATTGCTATTTTTAGTCCACTTTGGGGTGTTATAGCAACACTTTTGAATAAACAAAAATCTTTACTTGTTTTAGCTTCAATTTTTGGGTTATTTATAGTTATTGCGATTGTGTATATGCATGTTGATCCAATCATAATGTGCATACTGTGTATATTATGGGGTGGAATGCAAGCCGTGCATGTGCTTAATTTTACAATTTTGCGTATGCATATAAGTCCGTTATATATCGCAACGGGTATTGCTGCTGTAAATCTTTTTATACCACTTAGTGGAGCTGTTTTACAACCATTTGTTGGCTTTGTTGTATCTTTATTAGAGAACCATGGCTTTGAGCAGCTTATAGCATTTAAGTATGCTTTAGCTATCCTTCCAGTATTAATGTTGCTATCAATAGTATTATCTCTTTTTATTACGGAGAAAAAAAACTAA
- the glpK gene encoding glycerol kinase GlpK: protein MSTDFILAVDQGTTSSRAIIFDKKGNIRKIAQKEFTQIYPKSGWVEHDAMEIWGTQSGVMREALEFGRVKPDQIAAIGITNQRETVVVWDKETGDPVYNAIVWQCRRTSSICDEIKRDPQFVKYIKENTGLVVDAYFSGTKVKWILDNVEGAREKANAGKLLMGTIDTWLIWNLTRGKVHATDYSNASRTMLFNINSLEWDKKILDYLNIPESMLPEVKNSSEVFGVTDSHTLGGAEIPIAGVAGDQHAALFGHCCFEKGMAKNTYGTGCFALMNVGDKPVYSDEGLLTTIAWAENGKPTYALEGSVFIAGAVIQWIRDGLGLVRSAEDSEYYATKIDSTNGVYLVPAFVGLGTPYWDMYARGTIVGITRDTKREHIIRAALEAIAYQVKDVLECMKEDTGLDLAGLRVDGGAVQNNFLMQFQSDILQSEISKPKINEITGLGAVFLAGLAVGFWKDKQELKSILTTEKVFEPQKDSQAVAHDYRGWKKAVERSKAWAECYS from the coding sequence ATGTCCACAGATTTCATCTTAGCTGTAGATCAAGGTACAACAAGTTCACGAGCAATTATCTTTGATAAAAAGGGTAATATAAGAAAGATTGCTCAAAAAGAATTCACACAAATATATCCTAAAAGTGGTTGGGTAGAACATGATGCAATGGAAATATGGGGTACTCAAAGTGGCGTAATGCGTGAGGCACTAGAGTTTGGCCGCGTTAAGCCAGATCAAATTGCAGCAATAGGTATTACAAATCAGCGCGAGACAGTTGTAGTTTGGGATAAAGAAACAGGTGATCCTGTCTATAATGCTATAGTGTGGCAATGTCGCCGTACTTCGAGTATTTGTGATGAAATCAAACGAGATCCTCAATTTGTCAAATATATCAAAGAAAATACTGGTCTGGTTGTAGATGCGTATTTTTCAGGCACTAAAGTAAAATGGATTTTAGATAACGTTGAAGGTGCTAGAGAAAAAGCAAATGCCGGCAAATTATTAATGGGTACTATAGATACTTGGTTGATTTGGAATCTAACTCGCGGTAAAGTGCATGCGACAGACTATAGTAATGCTTCGCGCACTATGTTATTTAATATTAATAGTTTAGAGTGGGATAAAAAAATACTTGATTACTTAAATATTCCTGAATCAATGTTACCTGAGGTTAAAAACTCAAGTGAGGTTTTTGGAGTTACAGATAGCCATACTTTAGGTGGTGCTGAGATTCCTATTGCTGGTGTTGCAGGAGATCAGCATGCAGCATTATTTGGTCATTGCTGTTTTGAAAAAGGTATGGCAAAAAATACTTATGGTACGGGTTGTTTTGCGTTGATGAATGTCGGCGATAAGCCAGTTTATTCAGATGAAGGTTTATTGACCACTATCGCATGGGCAGAAAATGGTAAGCCAACTTATGCTTTAGAAGGTAGTGTATTTATAGCAGGAGCTGTTATTCAGTGGATTCGTGATGGTTTGGGACTAGTGCGTTCTGCTGAGGATAGTGAGTACTATGCTACTAAGATTGATTCTACAAATGGTGTATATTTGGTGCCTGCGTTTGTTGGTCTTGGCACACCATATTGGGATATGTATGCTCGTGGTACGATAGTTGGCATTACCCGCGATACAAAGCGTGAGCATATTATTCGTGCAGCTCTAGAGGCTATAGCATATCAAGTTAAAGATGTCTTAGAATGTATGAAAGAGGATACGGGACTTGATCTTGCTGGTTTGCGTGTTGATGGTGGCGCGGTACAAAATAACTTCCTAATGCAGTTTCAATCTGATATTTTACAATCTGAAATCTCAAAACCGAAAATAAATGAAATTACTGGTTTGGGGGCTGTCTTCTTAGCTGGTTTAGCAGTTGGTTTTTGGAAGGATAAACAAGAATTGAAATCTATTCTTACAACTGAAAAAGTTTTTGAACCGCAAAAAGACTCTCAAGCTGTTGCTCATGATTATAGAGGTTGGAAGAAAGCAGTAGAAAGAAGTAAGGCTTGGGCAGAGTGTTATAGTTAA
- a CDS encoding IS630-like element ISFtu1 family transposase (programmed frameshift) gives MPSYSQYFRDIVINKYEEGMTEFELSKFFNIDKRTVVSWIEFYKRTGDYSSKQGVGCGRVASFTDKTLIEQYLIDHPDASALDIKEALAPDIPRSTFYDCLNRLGFSFKKKTPKYKQRKEHERLEYIEKLKEIAQNLLFYIDEMGCDNKLSILRGWSLIGEPSYGEVLAYQTQRRSIVAGYNYADKKIIAPLEYSGYTNTEIFNQWFEEHLCPSLKPKTTIVMDNASFHKSSKLIEIANKFDVQILYLPPYSPDLNPIEKVWANFKKYLEK, from the exons ATGCCATCATATAGCCAATATTTTAGAGACATCGTAATTAATAAATATGAAGAAGGTATGACGGAGTTCGAGCTGAGTAAGTTTTTTAACATAGATAAGCGTACAGTTGTTTCATGGATAGAGTTTTATAAAAGAACCGGAGATTATAGTTCAAAGCAAGGAGTTGGTTGTGGCAGAGTCGCTAGCTTTACCGATAAAACATTGATTGAACAGTATTTGATAGATCATCCAGATGCAAGTGCATTAGATATAAAAGAAGCATTAGCCCCTGATATTCCAAGAAGTACATTTTATGATTGTCTTAATAGACTTGGTTTTAGTTTTA AAAAAAAGACTCCAAAATATAAGCAAAGAAAAGAACATGAAAGGTTGGAGTATATAGAAAAACTAAAAGAAATAGCTCAAAACTTGTTATTTTATATAGATGAGATGGGGTGTGACAATAAGCTTTCTATCCTAAGAGGATGGTCACTAATTGGTGAGCCTAGTTATGGTGAGGTTTTAGCATATCAAACACAAAGAAGAAGTATTGTTGCTGGATATAATTATGCAGATAAAAAGATTATAGCTCCATTAGAGTACAGTGGATATACCAATACTGAAATTTTTAATCAATGGTTTGAGGAACACTTATGCCCATCATTAAAACCTAAAACTACTATAGTAATGGATAATGCTAGTTTCCATAAATCCTCTAAGCTGATTGAAATAGCCAATAAATTTGATGTACAAATATTATATCTACCTCCGTATTCTCCAGATTTAAATCCTATTGAAAAGGTTTGGGCTAACTTTAAAAAATATTTAGAAAAGTGA